One region of Oncorhynchus keta strain PuntledgeMale-10-30-2019 chromosome 24, Oket_V2, whole genome shotgun sequence genomic DNA includes:
- the LOC118357560 gene encoding dual specificity protein phosphatase 3-like, translating into MKKSSPAKQQPPPAEVAVPGDEVTVQQLNELLSNSSGFYSLPTQHFNEVFPRIYVGNAFVGQNLMRLQKLGVTHILNVAEGNSFMHVNTNADFYAGSGITYHGIQAKDKPQFNLSNFFEEGADFIEKALAHNNGKGKVYVHCREGYSRSPTIVIAYLMLRHKLDARVAVATVRLKRAIGPNDGFLRQLCQLNETLAKEGKLNEVMPVKVAKLKTK; encoded by the exons ATGAAAAAATCGAGCCCGGCAAAGCAGCAACCACCACCAGCTGAAGTCGCGGTGCCAGGGGACGAGGTTACCGTGCAACAACTAAACGAGCTTTTGTCAAACAGCAGCGGATTTTACAGTTTACCAACACAGCATTTCAACGAGGTCTTCCCTAGAATATACGTTGGTAACGC GTTCGTGGGCCAGAATCTGATGCGTCTGCAGAAGCTGGGCGTGACCCACATCCTGAATGTGGCGGAAGGCAACTCCTTTATGCACGTCAACACCAATGCAGATTTTTACGCCGGCTCGGGCATTACCTACCATGGCATCCAGGCCAAAGACAAGCCGCAGTTCAACCTCAGTAACTTTTTTGAGGAGGGGGCGGACTTTATTGAGAAGGCTCTGGCACACAACAATGGCAAAG gGAAGGTGTATGTCCACTGCCGAGAGGGCTACAGCCGCTCGCCCACCATTGTCATCGCTTACCTCATGCTGCGCCACAAGCTGGACGCCCGGGTGGCGGTCGCCACAGTGAGGCTCAAGAGAGCGATCGGCCCCAATGACGGCTTTCTGCGCCAGCTGTGTCAACTCAACGAGACGCTGGCGAAAGAGGGCAAGTTGAATGAGGTGATGCCAGTCAAGGTGGCCAAGTTGAAGACCAAATAA